The nucleotide sequence TTAATTATCTCTGGGTATTTTAACGCAAAATACATTGCTGTTTTACCTCCCATAGAGTGTCCTAAAAGATGAGTATTAGCCAAACTATAATGACTGACATAATTAAATAGATCACTACACATATCATTGTAATTATGAGTTATATCATGAAATGATTTGCCGTGATTTCTTTGATCCAAAATATGTACCTGAAAATTAGCTGATAAGTATTTAGCAATACTAAACCAATTATCCAAAGAACCAAATAAACCATGTAAAATTATAAGACTTGGACCTTCACCAATAATTTTAGAATTTAAAATCATTTCAAAAGTCTTTTATAAGAGCTAATTGTTTCTTTTAAACCTAAATATAATGCATCACAAATTAACGCATGACCAATTGAAACTTCTAGTAAATTAGGAATGGTTTTATGAAAAAAATTTAAATTGTGTAAATCTAAATCATGACCTGCATTTAATCCAAGATTTAATTCGTTAGCATAATTTGCAGCTGTAAAATATTGTTTAATAGCATCATGCTTATTCAATGGATAATTTGTAGAGTAAAATTCCGTGTAAAGCTCAACTCTATCTGAATTAATTTCTTTAGCTGCCCTAATCATTTCTTTCTGGGGTGCAATAAATATAGAAGTTCTGATGCCCTCTAAATGTAATTTATTAATCACTGAGGATAAAAAGTTTTTATTTTTTATAACATCCCAACCTTGATTGGACGTAAGTACATTAGGGGGGTCAGGAACTAAAGTGACCTGTGTAGGTTTTATTTTCAAAACCAGCGTTATAAACTCTTCTGAGGGATAACCTTCAATATTAAATTCTTTTGTAATTACTTTAGCAAGACTAAATAAATCGGAACTTTTAATATGTCTTTCATCAGGTCTTGGATGTACCGTAATTCCATCTGCTCCAAAAGATTCACAATCAATGGCAAATTGAGTGATATTAGGCCTCCCCCCCCCTCTTGCATTTCTTAATGTAGCAGCTTTGTTTATATTTACACTAAGGCGTGTCATAATTTTACATTTTATTTTATTAAAAGTCTTAAGTTTGTTTAAATATACATTAAGAAATTAAATGATATTAGATATTATAAAAAAAGATATTGATCCGCTAAATATAAAAGATGAAGGCATTTATGCACTATCTATAATGGATGAATATAAAGTTAACCACCTTCCTGTTATTAATTCGCAAAATGAACTTCTTGGACTCATCAATGAAAGTACAATTTTGAATATGGAAGACTTACAAAAATCTATACAATCTATCAAAAATAAACTTCATAACATTTATATATATTTTGATGAGCATATATTTAAAGCAATTCAAATAATTTCAGAAAATCAACTAACACTAGTTCCTGTAATAAACAAAGAATATCAATATGTTGGATATATTAAAGCAGTCGATATTATAACAAAAATTGGAACCATCAATGTAAATCAATCTAGTATGTGTATCCTAATTATAACTACAAACGAAAACAACTACATGCTTTCTGAAATATCTAGATTGATTGAAGAAAATAATGGCAAAGTACTTTCATTATTTACAGAATTTAAAGACAATAAGATTAATATAAACATCATGATAAGGTGTTCAAATGCGGAAAGAATTATACAAGCTCTAGAAAGATATGATTATAATATTTCTAATAAATTTATCAATCAACCAGATTTAGATAATTTAGATGATAGATTTGAATCCTTTATAAAATTTCTAAACCCCTAGTATATGAAATTAATACTGCATGGTAAAAAATTCTCAAAAAATATTGGTGAACAGATAATCTGTTTTATTGATGAGCTAATTTTGGGAAATCATAATATTATTTGCACAAAATCTTTTTTTCAATTATTAGAAAAAAGAACTTTTAAATACAATAATAAAACGATTAAAACGATTAAATCTATAGACGAGGTTCAACAAAATATTGATTATATTATTTGTTTTGGTGGAGATGGTACAATCTTAGATGCTGCTACATTAGTTAAAAACACTGAAATACCAATTGTTGGAATTAATACTGGAAGACTTGGTTTTTTAGCAACAATTTCAAGGAATGAAATATCTACATTAATGCATTATTTAACTAACAAAAAATACCAACTGAGTAATCGGACTCTGCTAGAAATTCAAGCTGAAGATACCAACTTGCCATTCCCATATGCTCTAAATGAAATATCCGTCTCATCAAAAGAAAACTCCTCAATGATTAATATTCAAGTTTTATTAAATAATGAGTATTTAAACACTTATTGGGCTGATGGGCTAATTATTTCTACTCCTACTGGCTCTACTGGTTATTCATTGAGTTGTGGTGGACCTATTGTGATGCCTAATTCTAATAATTTTATAATTACACCAATTGCACCTCATAATTTAAATGTCCGTCCACTAATTGTTTCTGATAATAATATCATCAAACTTAAGATTATTGATCCTAATAATAGTCGGAAATTTTTATTATCCATGGACTCAAGAAATGAATATCTTAGAAAAGGAACCTGTATAACTATCAAAAAAGCAAATTATAATATTAAATTACTAGAATTACTTTCAGCAAATTACTCACAAACAATTAGAGAAAAGCTTCTATGGGGCTTAGACACTAGAAACTATGAAGTACTATAAAATATACAATAATACCATTACTATTTGCTTGTTTATTTTCTCAATCCAGATAGGATATGGCCAAACTAATGAATTAGGATTATTTGTTGGTGGGACCCTATTTCATGGCGATGTTGGTTATCAAAATTCCGAAAATGCTATTTTAGAATCTCAACCAACAGTTGGTATTGAATTCAAAAGAAACTTTAATTATTATTTTGGACTAAACCTATCAATTAAATCTGGTAAGATTCAATCAAATGATTTAGAAAGCAATGATTTCTATATAAATACAAGAAATTTGAAATTCAAATCTAGAATTACCGAATTTGCATTACTATTAGAATTTAATTTTCGACCATATTCAAGTAGAGATTCTGATTACAACTTTAGTCCTTTTATATTCTCTGGAGTTAGTAAATACTACTATAATCCCCAGAACCAATCTAATAATGGTTTATGGTATAACCTAAGACCATTATCAACTGAGGGTCAAGGATCGGATTTTTATCCTGCTCGAGATTTGTATCAACTATCGGGAATTTCCATACCTTTTGGTGTTGGCTATAAAGCCAATATTTTTAATTATATCACATTATCTTTGACCGTAGGTTGGAGAATTACATTTAATGATTATCTTGATGATGTAAGCACAACATATATAGATGAATCAATTATGACAGACTTAGCTCTAGAACTTGCTGAACCTTCATCTCATAATTTTAGCGACGGATTTCAAAGAGGTGACCCAAACAATAAAGATAAATATGGCTTTTTGGGCGTGAGTATTATCTATAGCATAAAAGACCCTATACAAGAATGTATTGATTTTATTCAATGAATATATATAGACAAATTATTAAAAATAATATCCCTGAACATATAGCTATCATTATGGATGGTAATGGTCGGTGGGCAAAAGAAAAAGGAAAAAATAGGTTTTCTGGACATATTCAGGGTGTAAGATCTGTTAATACCATTGTGAAAACTGCAATTAAATTGAAT is from Flavobacteriales bacterium TMED191 and encodes:
- a CDS encoding pyridoxine 5'-phosphate synthase, with the translated sequence MTRLSVNINKAATLRNARGGGRPNITQFAIDCESFGADGITVHPRPDERHIKSSDLFSLAKVITKEFNIEGYPSEEFITLVLKIKPTQVTLVPDPPNVLTSNQGWDVIKNKNFLSSVINKLHLEGIRTSIFIAPQKEMIRAAKEINSDRVELYTEFYSTNYPLNKHDAIKQYFTAANYANELNLGLNAGHDLDLHNLNFFHKTIPNLLEVSIGHALICDALYLGLKETISSYKRLLK
- a CDS encoding CBS domain-containing protein; this encodes MILDIIKKDIDPLNIKDEGIYALSIMDEYKVNHLPVINSQNELLGLINESTILNMEDLQKSIQSIKNKLHNIYIYFDEHIFKAIQIISENQLTLVPVINKEYQYVGYIKAVDIITKIGTINVNQSSMCILIITTNENNYMLSEISRLIEENNGKVLSLFTEFKDNKININIMIRCSNAERIIQALERYDYNISNKFINQPDLDNLDDRFESFIKFLNP
- a CDS encoding NAD kinase, translated to MKLILHGKKFSKNIGEQIICFIDELILGNHNIICTKSFFQLLEKRTFKYNNKTIKTIKSIDEVQQNIDYIICFGGDGTILDAATLVKNTEIPIVGINTGRLGFLATISRNEISTLMHYLTNKKYQLSNRTLLEIQAEDTNLPFPYALNEISVSSKENSSMINIQVLLNNEYLNTYWADGLIISTPTGSTGYSLSCGGPIVMPNSNNFIITPIAPHNLNVRPLIVSDNNIIKLKIIDPNNSRKFLLSMDSRNEYLRKGTCITIKKANYNIKLLELLSANYSQTIREKLLWGLDTRNYEVL